In the Alkaliphilus oremlandii OhILAs genome, one interval contains:
- a CDS encoding sensor domain-containing diguanylate cyclase, with amino-acid sequence MDNIRKKYKTLMYGSIIIMCTILSIIYIVFTNGVQSSYRKYSGDLILDVKKSFLKDTVNNIIIMTEQIQQGLEDEYSDLLVDTVKYLKEVYHVAPEDFLANMERYFNNNFNDCKFNIIVLNKLNSKIVYKNESLIYDDQVDSILNVNRIKASSGYYEEDSCGPYYIFIGIKEDYIKNYTQENLYKKIHSFKFSNHSYIWVNEIIDFEGGDNYAIRLIHPNLKESEGEYLSTNIKDIKGNNPYLVELNGVKEKGEIFFTYYFKKINSDEISEKLSYAKLYDKYNWVISMGVHLDDIGVYIDKTDLTNQVLMKRMIRTIVMFTVFVILVSLSFVYFLEKWYYRNSNTYLKEEIIKDPLTNAFNRRGAVKDLSASFQEYVNNNENSAVILFDIDDFKNVNDVYGHDVGDEVLVSLVSTINQNIRNTDRLYRWGGEEFLLVCNGLEENNLSDRLNRLLEDVSKIYYGDGEKNITISVGASYFKEEDTTFESSLKRADMALYNAKVNGKNQFCIL; translated from the coding sequence ATGGATAATATTAGAAAGAAATATAAGACGCTCATGTATGGCAGCATCATTATAATGTGTACTATTCTCAGTATAATATATATCGTTTTTACAAACGGTGTACAAAGCTCCTATAGAAAGTATTCGGGCGATCTGATATTGGATGTAAAAAAATCATTTTTAAAAGATACTGTAAATAATATCATTATAATGACGGAGCAGATTCAGCAAGGTTTAGAGGATGAATATAGCGATTTATTAGTAGATACAGTGAAGTATTTAAAGGAAGTATATCATGTTGCGCCAGAGGATTTTCTAGCCAATATGGAGAGGTACTTCAATAATAACTTCAATGATTGTAAATTTAATATTATAGTGCTGAACAAATTAAATAGCAAAATTGTCTATAAAAATGAGTCGCTGATTTACGATGATCAGGTGGATTCTATATTGAATGTAAACCGTATCAAGGCATCTTCTGGTTATTATGAAGAAGATTCCTGTGGACCATATTATATTTTTATCGGTATAAAAGAGGACTATATAAAGAACTATACTCAGGAGAACTTATATAAAAAAATACATAGTTTTAAGTTCTCCAATCATAGTTATATTTGGGTCAACGAAATTATAGATTTTGAAGGTGGAGACAATTATGCCATCCGGCTGATCCATCCCAATTTAAAGGAAAGTGAAGGCGAATATCTGTCTACGAATATAAAAGATATAAAAGGTAACAACCCTTATTTGGTAGAACTCAACGGTGTGAAAGAAAAAGGAGAGATATTTTTTACCTATTATTTTAAAAAGATAAACAGTGATGAAATCTCTGAAAAATTATCTTATGCAAAGCTATATGACAAATACAATTGGGTCATCAGTATGGGGGTCCATCTGGATGATATCGGTGTATATATCGATAAAACAGATCTGACCAACCAAGTACTGATGAAAAGGATGATCCGTACGATTGTGATGTTTACCGTATTTGTGATCTTGGTTAGCCTCAGCTTCGTATATTTTTTAGAAAAATGGTATTATAGAAATTCAAATACCTATTTAAAAGAAGAAATCATAAAGGACCCATTGACCAACGCGTTTAATCGGCGCGGTGCTGTAAAGGATCTAAGTGCCTCCTTTCAAGAGTACGTAAATAACAACGAAAATTCCGCTGTAATATTGTTTGATATCGATGACTTTAAAAATGTGAATGATGTGTATGGACATGACGTGGGAGATGAAGTCCTTGTAAGCTTGGTCAGCACAATCAACCAAAACATAAGGAATACGGACAGATTGTATCGCTGGGGTGGAGAAGAGTTTTTATTGGTCTGTAATGGTTTGGAAGAAAATAATCTTTCGGATCGTCTGAATAGATTGTTAGAGGATGTATCCAAGATTTACTATGGCGATGGAGAGAAAAATATTACCATATCTGTAGGCGCATCTTATTTTAAGGAAGAGGATACGACCTTTGAATCTTCATTAAAAAGAGCCGATATGGCGCTATATAACGCAAAGGTCAATGGAAAAAATCAGTTCTGTATCCTGTAA